In Candidatus Defluviibacterium haderslevense, the following are encoded in one genomic region:
- the ccoS gene encoding cbb3-type cytochrome oxidase assembly protein CcoS, giving the protein MSVIIILLIVSICIAGGFLIAFLWSVKDGQFDEDESPAQRMLFDNKKNNLN; this is encoded by the coding sequence ATGAGTGTAATTATTATACTATTAATTGTAAGCATCTGTATCGCCGGTGGTTTTTTAATTGCCTTTCTGTGGAGTGTTAAAGATGGACAATTTGATGAAGATGAGAGTCCTGCCCAAAGAATGTTATTTGACAATAAAAAAAATAATTTAAATTAA
- a CDS encoding CBS domain-containing protein, with the protein MIASELVSHIMTKHVISVNIKDHLRHVIDLIKKEKIRHLPVVDGDQIKGIISSTDLNRLTFSNLFDQQDNSEDAILDMLSIDQVMHTHPMTVNSNNTIKEVAEIFANHHFHALPVMEENRLVGIVTTTDIIKFLLKQFES; encoded by the coding sequence ATGATAGCGAGTGAGTTGGTGAGTCATATAATGACCAAACATGTCATCAGTGTAAACATAAAAGATCACTTAAGGCATGTGATTGATCTTATAAAAAAGGAGAAGATTAGACATTTACCGGTTGTAGATGGAGATCAAATAAAGGGAATCATCAGTAGTACAGATCTAAACAGATTGACTTTTTCTAATTTATTTGATCAACAAGATAATTCTGAAGATGCGATTCTTGATATGTTAAGTATCGATCAAGTGATGCATACCCATCCAATGACTGTAAATTCAAATAATACAATAAAAGAAGTTGCAGAAATATTTGCGAACCACCATTTTCATGCTCTACCTGTAATGGAAGAAAATCGATTGGTGGGTATTGTGACAACAACAGATATCATAAAATTTCTTTTAAAACAATTTGAATCATGA
- a CDS encoding heavy metal translocating P-type ATPase metal-binding domain-containing protein has protein sequence MKPVHSTVSICYHCGNDIPDRACHVDEKFFCCNGCKMVFEILNEHQLCDYYELNEKPGLIQNRSKRQDKYAFLEDTTIQKKLIKYADQHQTQVTFYLPQIHCSSCLWLLEQLASINNGIISSRVNFSKKEVFIVFDQHETSLRKVVETLDNIGYEPHLSLNELNSDPVSKTDRTRWYKIGVAGFCFANIMMISLADYFSISNAIEPKIAYFFKFVSVILALPVLFYSATEFFVSAWNGLKHRFLNIDLPVALALVITFIRSLYEISIGTGNGYLDSMSGIVFFMLIGRWLQSRTYRTISFDRDFKSFFPIALNVIKDGFIRPVEISKVKEKDIIQVYSNEIIPVDALLSKGEASIDYSFVNGESLPVKIDIGEIIYAGGKQLGGLLELVVVKEVSQSYLTNLWNNPIFNKKANIGKDTYDKIGTYFTYLVLLLGLGAGIYWYFQGELMLMWNAMTTVLIVACPCALLLSKNYTNGNILRIFGLNQFYLRSPEIIEKISKVNHIVFDKTGTITQIQGSNVKYSGKVLNPEMRIIIVSLLKQNTHPTSQIIEAFLKEDETIEINHFKEIQGQGIEGWVNEKHIKIGSPQFVGKTFNQSTHGTKVVISIDGQVFGEFLISNKYRFGISKLIQRLKKKFTLSLISGDNDHEIETIHSLMGKESEIYFNQSPLQKLEYIKQLQEQYDLNVMMVGDGLNDAGALKQSEVGIAIADTSNSFTPSSDGVLDASKLNHLDTFIRLARVGKYIILFSFTISVLYNIIGLYYALQGILSPVVAAILMPASSITIILLSYGLTEIFAGHFSLKNRWNIFTNQTIDHDSE, from the coding sequence GTGAAACCAGTACATTCAACTGTTAGCATTTGTTATCACTGTGGGAATGATATTCCTGATAGGGCTTGCCATGTGGATGAGAAATTCTTCTGCTGCAATGGTTGTAAAATGGTGTTTGAAATTTTAAATGAACATCAGTTGTGTGATTATTATGAGTTGAATGAAAAACCAGGATTGATCCAAAACAGGAGTAAACGTCAGGATAAATATGCATTCCTGGAAGATACTACGATTCAGAAAAAACTCATTAAGTATGCAGATCAGCACCAAACTCAGGTCACCTTTTATTTGCCTCAGATACATTGTAGTAGTTGCCTCTGGTTATTGGAACAATTAGCATCTATCAATAATGGCATCATTTCTTCTCGGGTCAACTTTAGTAAAAAAGAAGTATTTATCGTTTTTGATCAACACGAAACCAGTTTGAGAAAGGTGGTTGAAACACTTGATAATATTGGTTATGAACCACATTTGAGTTTGAATGAACTAAATTCTGATCCGGTTTCAAAAACCGATCGAACCAGATGGTATAAAATAGGTGTCGCAGGTTTTTGTTTCGCGAATATCATGATGATTAGCCTAGCAGATTATTTTTCAATTTCAAATGCTATTGAACCAAAAATTGCTTACTTTTTCAAATTTGTTTCAGTTATACTTGCCTTACCTGTATTATTTTATTCCGCTACTGAATTTTTTGTTTCTGCTTGGAATGGCTTAAAACATCGTTTTTTGAATATTGATTTACCAGTGGCTTTAGCATTGGTCATTACATTTATTCGAAGTTTATATGAGATATCCATAGGTACCGGAAATGGATATTTGGATAGTATGAGTGGAATCGTATTTTTTATGCTCATAGGTAGATGGTTACAATCAAGAACGTACAGGACTATCTCATTTGACCGTGATTTTAAATCGTTTTTTCCAATTGCGCTTAATGTTATTAAGGATGGATTTATTAGACCTGTTGAAATATCAAAGGTTAAGGAGAAAGATATCATCCAAGTTTATTCCAATGAAATTATTCCAGTTGATGCTCTTTTATCGAAAGGTGAAGCAAGTATAGATTATAGTTTTGTCAATGGCGAAAGCCTTCCTGTGAAAATTGACATAGGCGAAATAATATATGCCGGTGGAAAGCAATTAGGTGGATTGTTAGAATTAGTTGTGGTTAAAGAAGTTTCACAAAGTTATTTAACCAATCTTTGGAATAATCCAATATTCAATAAAAAAGCAAATATTGGTAAAGATACCTATGATAAAATAGGGACTTATTTTACTTATTTGGTACTTTTGTTAGGCTTGGGTGCCGGTATTTATTGGTATTTTCAAGGGGAACTTATGCTCATGTGGAATGCTATGACGACGGTACTTATTGTAGCTTGTCCATGCGCTTTATTGCTTTCAAAAAATTATACCAATGGTAATATTTTGAGAATTTTTGGATTAAATCAATTTTATTTAAGATCCCCTGAAATCATAGAAAAAATTTCAAAAGTCAATCACATTGTTTTTGATAAAACTGGAACGATTACCCAAATCCAAGGATCCAATGTTAAATATTCTGGCAAAGTATTGAATCCAGAAATGCGGATAATAATTGTTTCATTACTCAAACAAAATACCCATCCTACGAGTCAAATTATTGAGGCTTTTCTAAAGGAAGATGAAACTATTGAAATCAACCATTTTAAAGAAATACAAGGTCAGGGAATTGAAGGATGGGTGAATGAAAAACATATAAAAATAGGCTCACCCCAGTTTGTTGGAAAAACTTTTAATCAATCAACACATGGCACCAAAGTCGTTATTTCAATCGACGGACAAGTGTTTGGGGAATTCCTCATTTCAAATAAATACCGTTTTGGAATTTCAAAATTAATACAACGACTAAAAAAGAAATTCACCTTATCATTAATTAGTGGAGACAATGATCACGAAATTGAAACTATACATTCATTAATGGGTAAAGAAAGTGAAATATATTTTAATCAATCTCCATTACAAAAATTGGAATATATCAAACAATTGCAAGAACAATACGACCTGAATGTGATGATGGTAGGAGATGGTCTAAATGACGCTGGCGCTTTAAAACAAAGTGAGGTAGGAATAGCAATTGCTGATACAAGTAATAGTTTTACACCATCATCTGATGGAGTCTTAGATGCTTCAAAATTGAATCATTTAGATACATTTATTCGATTAGCTAGGGTGGGTAAGTATATTATACTTTTCAGTTTTACCATCTCAGTATTATATAACATCATAGGATTGTATTATGCTCTACAAGGTATATTATCACCGGTGGTTGCGGCAATATTAATGCCAGCTAGTTCTATTACCATTATCCTTTTGAGTTATGGATTAACAGAAATATTTGCTGGTCATTTCTCATTAAAGAATAGATGGAATATTTTTACAAATCAAACAATAGATCATGATAGCGAGTGA
- a CDS encoding Rrf2 family transcriptional regulator has translation MFSKSCEYAIKAMIFVAQKSKNEARVGIKEIAKGTDSPEHFIAKIMQDLSRRKLVHSVKGPNGGFYLDKEDLKASIADIVKAMDGEKLYTDCVLGLKACSEKNPCPVHFEFKEIKRNLIGMIENNTIGDFNKKLDSGKFFLKNQ, from the coding sequence ATGTTTTCAAAATCTTGTGAATATGCCATCAAAGCGATGATTTTTGTAGCTCAGAAATCAAAAAATGAAGCACGTGTGGGTATAAAAGAAATTGCAAAAGGAACGGACTCACCTGAGCATTTTATTGCAAAAATTATGCAGGACCTCAGTAGGAGAAAACTGGTACACTCCGTTAAGGGCCCTAATGGGGGATTTTATCTGGATAAGGAGGATTTAAAAGCTTCCATAGCAGATATTGTGAAAGCAATGGATGGAGAGAAATTATACACAGATTGTGTTCTAGGCTTAAAGGCTTGTTCTGAAAAAAACCCTTGTCCAGTTCATTTTGAATTTAAAGAAATCAAACGAAATTTGATCGGGATGATAGAAAATAACACCATAGGTGATTTTAATAAGAAGTTGGATTCAGGAAAGTTCTTTCTGAAGAATCAATAA
- a CDS encoding PorT family protein, with the protein MKPITTLIFLMFILGSAYGQEHKSPSKKIQIGINYSADLNYRTLFIKKETHGSLIVKDSRNKNEIPKYGYTTGILLSINICPKISLTTGLQYSNKGYQTKTTEAIWQAPDPSLASSTQFRYQNYFIDIPVIANYFIGNKKLRLVTSLGLTTNLYINEIVSLKLNYLTKPSEIHNTKSNYNYNKFNISATLGCGMNYRIHSKIDIRLEPTFRYQIFRIINADLTARLWNIGLNLGVFNTF; encoded by the coding sequence ATGAAACCCATAACAACCCTAATATTCTTGATGTTTATCTTAGGAAGTGCATATGGTCAAGAACATAAAAGCCCTTCAAAGAAAATTCAAATAGGAATCAATTATTCAGCAGATCTTAATTATAGAACGCTTTTTATAAAAAAAGAGACTCATGGCTCACTGATTGTAAAAGATTCACGAAACAAAAATGAAATCCCAAAATACGGCTACACAACTGGTATTCTACTCTCTATTAATATTTGTCCTAAAATATCTCTAACAACCGGTTTGCAATATTCAAATAAAGGATATCAAACAAAAACCACAGAAGCCATATGGCAAGCACCAGATCCGTCTCTTGCTAGTTCAACTCAATTCAGGTATCAGAATTATTTTATTGATATCCCAGTCATTGCAAATTATTTTATTGGCAATAAAAAACTTCGTTTGGTGACTTCCCTTGGTTTAACAACCAATTTGTATATTAATGAAATCGTGTCATTAAAATTGAATTATCTAACAAAACCATCAGAAATTCATAATACTAAATCGAATTACAATTACAATAAATTCAATATTAGTGCCACATTAGGATGCGGTATGAATTATCGCATTCATTCAAAAATTGATATTCGTCTAGAACCCACCTTTAGATATCAAATTTTTAGAATAATAAATGCTGATCTTACAGCTCGTCTATGGAATATAGGATTGAACCTAGGCGTATTTAATACTTTTTAA
- a CDS encoding PorT family protein, with the protein MKPILSLVILIFALSYAFGQDHKKDSKKIQLGINYSPDYNYRTLTINNKTQGATHVKDIRNKTESPKFGLTAGLQIAWTFHPKLALNIGLQYSNKGYKLKEKPRAISVSDLLDDQHYFATRFKYSFHYIDFPLSISYLIGKKRMQMVASIGVTTNIFIKECLSIFRNTKSNQFDINLPSHYKYNKFNLSATIGCGIKYHLLSKIDVRLEPSFRYQLLKVINSDLSAHLWNFGMNTAILYSF; encoded by the coding sequence ATGAAACCCATATTATCTCTTGTAATTTTAATATTTGCACTTAGCTACGCATTTGGTCAAGACCACAAAAAGGATTCAAAGAAAATTCAATTAGGGATCAATTATTCGCCCGACTATAATTATCGAACCCTAACAATTAATAATAAAACTCAAGGAGCTACTCATGTAAAGGATATAAGGAATAAAACTGAATCACCAAAATTCGGATTGACCGCAGGCCTGCAAATTGCATGGACCTTTCACCCCAAACTCGCTTTGAATATTGGTCTGCAATATTCAAATAAAGGTTACAAATTAAAAGAAAAACCCCGTGCAATATCAGTAAGTGATCTACTCGATGATCAACACTACTTTGCTACTCGTTTCAAATACTCCTTTCATTATATAGATTTCCCTTTAAGTATAAGTTATTTGATTGGAAAAAAAAGAATGCAGATGGTAGCATCTATTGGAGTTACAACTAACATTTTTATTAAGGAGTGTTTGTCAATTTTTAGGAATACCAAATCTAACCAATTCGATATAAATCTGCCATCACATTACAAATATAATAAATTCAATTTAAGTGCCACAATAGGCTGTGGGATCAAATACCACCTGCTTTCAAAAATTGATGTTCGTCTGGAACCCTCATTTAGGTATCAGCTATTAAAGGTGATCAATTCTGATTTATCAGCCCACCTATGGAATTTTGGAATGAATACAGCAATATTATATTCATTTTAA
- a CDS encoding T9SS type A sorting domain-containing protein, translating to MKNYVSISILFLLLSSFFSTSLKAYNSLTVQDPRATWRYGVGTMDSVTLVVKPKGLFLEHSIYINFSAKNLNYTSKDTLEVIFNFDLPSNAIVTDSWLWLTPSQILKGKLLDLWTASTIYENIVKRRRDPSILKKLTATQYELRIFPMAGNAYRKVKITYLVPLDLNGNILSGPIATNYLTTSKIPINNINFIYLPETKYGNPILKTNTGTEITFWEKEDPEFGKFLYKPITLNDITKTPILQFTLDRSYTSYFTTFEKDNENYYQLAVQLSSLVQAAKDKKILITFDYYQSNTFSKDVILDELQSALIKNLSPTQSFNMCYVSGFDVVFNSTDWISATPENIITQINKLRNNASNVGSTLSLLAKSLQYIKSKNNDGSIYFLSAGDMYSNIDLSNSILQDLTKEGLASTTIHVTDICSLNKFCGYINNILYCNNHYLYTNISRISKGSYTKYDLQNSSLSALFTSSISKTIGNILNLDFYSTVDNGFCYNKYINKDLNQYNLSDYIVQVGKFTGSLPFRGEVSGFLDNKIFNSKFTIPIENRLPTDVTNVQIWAGNYIKELEKNISSNITVNNIINLSIEHNVLSLYTAFLCLEDTSYYCVNCKDETHINTGTEELKDSINFISFPNPFSEKIQFTLNDIKNIDPGQVSISIYDISGRKVDIISEFQLIQGSLKFSWHPNPEIQTGIYICIVKAKNSVYKKKIIKM from the coding sequence ATGAAAAATTATGTTTCGATATCTATTTTATTCTTATTGTTAAGCAGTTTCTTTTCCACATCCTTAAAAGCTTATAATTCACTTACCGTTCAGGATCCAAGAGCTACCTGGAGATATGGTGTAGGAACTATGGATTCAGTAACGCTCGTAGTTAAACCAAAAGGTTTATTTTTGGAACATTCTATATACATCAATTTTTCAGCTAAAAATTTAAATTATACCTCAAAAGATACATTGGAGGTTATTTTTAATTTCGACCTTCCTTCAAATGCAATAGTTACTGACTCTTGGTTGTGGCTAACACCTAGTCAGATTCTTAAAGGAAAATTATTAGATTTATGGACAGCTTCAACCATTTATGAAAATATAGTCAAAAGACGCAGGGACCCTTCCATACTTAAAAAATTAACAGCCACACAATACGAATTAAGAATTTTTCCTATGGCCGGAAATGCATACCGCAAAGTCAAAATTACTTATTTAGTTCCATTAGACCTAAATGGCAATATATTATCAGGACCAATTGCTACTAATTATTTGACCACATCTAAAATACCCATAAATAATATTAATTTTATATATTTACCGGAGACAAAATATGGCAACCCAATTTTAAAAACAAACACAGGTACAGAAATAACATTTTGGGAAAAAGAAGATCCCGAATTCGGTAAATTTTTATACAAACCAATTACATTAAATGACATAACTAAGACCCCAATTTTACAATTTACTTTAGACAGATCCTACACAAGTTATTTTACAACATTCGAAAAAGACAATGAAAATTATTATCAACTTGCTGTTCAACTCAGCAGCCTAGTTCAAGCAGCAAAAGACAAAAAAATATTAATCACTTTTGATTATTATCAATCCAACACGTTTAGTAAGGATGTCATTCTAGACGAGCTACAATCCGCATTAATTAAAAACCTAAGTCCAACGCAGTCCTTCAATATGTGTTATGTTTCTGGATTTGATGTTGTGTTTAATTCCACGGACTGGATATCAGCAACTCCTGAAAACATTATAACACAGATCAACAAATTAAGAAATAATGCAAGTAATGTAGGATCAACATTGTCACTACTTGCCAAATCATTGCAGTATATCAAATCAAAAAATAATGACGGAAGCATATACTTTTTATCTGCAGGTGATATGTACAGTAATATTGATCTAAGTAATTCTATTTTACAGGATTTAACTAAAGAAGGACTTGCAAGCACCACTATACATGTAACCGACATTTGTTCTTTAAATAAATTTTGTGGATACATAAATAATATATTATATTGTAACAATCATTATCTCTATACCAATATCTCGAGAATTTCAAAAGGTAGTTATACAAAATATGATTTACAAAATAGTTCATTATCCGCACTATTTACAAGCAGCATTTCGAAAACGATTGGAAACATTTTGAATCTTGATTTCTATTCAACCGTAGATAATGGATTCTGTTATAACAAATATATCAATAAAGATTTAAATCAATATAATTTATCAGATTACATCGTTCAGGTAGGTAAATTTACTGGTTCCTTGCCATTCAGAGGAGAAGTATCCGGATTTTTAGATAATAAAATTTTTAATTCAAAATTTACAATACCAATAGAAAATCGCCTTCCGACAGATGTGACGAATGTCCAAATTTGGGCTGGTAATTATATCAAGGAATTGGAAAAAAATATTTCATCAAATATTACCGTTAATAATATAATAAATCTAAGTATAGAACATAATGTTCTTTCATTATATACAGCTTTCCTCTGTTTAGAAGATACAAGTTATTATTGTGTGAACTGCAAAGACGAGACGCATATTAACACAGGTACAGAAGAATTAAAAGATAGCATCAATTTTATTTCTTTTCCAAATCCATTTTCTGAAAAAATCCAGTTTACATTAAATGATATTAAGAATATTGATCCAGGACAAGTGAGTATTTCAATCTATGATATTTCAGGAAGAAAAGTAGATATTATTTCTGAATTTCAGTTAATTCAAGGATCACTAAAATTCTCTTGGCATCCAAATCCCGAAATTCAAACTGGCATCTATATATGTATAGTCAAAGCAAAGAATTCAGTTTATAAGAAAAAAATAATTAAAATGTAA
- a CDS encoding SulP family inorganic anion transporter, giving the protein MKRTLKYYRIMWLKHDLPAGLSVFLVALPLCLGIALASGAPLYAGLLSGIIGGLVVSFISGAQLAVSGPAAGLSTVVAASIISLGDYRLFLLTVIIAGLFQLILGLLKLGVIANYFPSAVIKGMLAAIGIILISKQIPLALGYDQPDFWRSGFLNLFSSHEIVEHFKHFSLHLRRGALVISTVSILILFLYQSRYAQTLKIKVIPAPLLIVIIGIITDLIFSQFASDYSLKPTQLVTVPSNIFSDIIFPDLSQFFSSIQIWKDGLIIGILASLETLLCVEAIDKLDKQNRITPVNRELVAQGIGNMTCGLLGAIPITAVIVRGAANVDAGGRTKLSAFTHGLFLLLAVLLVPFLLNKIPYASLASILLVTGYNLAKPKLFRHMFSLGLKQFLPFVITIIVILATDLLIGVSIGLLISLYLIIQSNFKTEYKITNSKVLHIDTYHIKLNTNVTFLNKVKLRRALDEIPEYSELIIDGSECHFVDYDILEIISEYQAKAHDRHIAVHLKGIESVNVTAVH; this is encoded by the coding sequence ATGAAACGAACGTTAAAATATTATCGGATCATGTGGCTGAAACACGATTTGCCGGCTGGCTTGTCTGTTTTTCTAGTCGCTTTGCCTCTATGTTTGGGAATAGCATTAGCCTCCGGTGCGCCATTATATGCCGGCTTGCTATCAGGAATAATTGGTGGCCTGGTCGTTTCTTTTATCAGTGGTGCTCAATTAGCCGTTTCTGGACCTGCTGCAGGCTTATCCACCGTAGTTGCAGCATCCATTATCTCTTTAGGGGACTATAGACTTTTTCTTTTAACCGTTATTATCGCCGGATTATTCCAACTCATTCTTGGTTTGTTGAAACTAGGTGTTATCGCCAATTATTTTCCATCTGCGGTTATTAAAGGAATGTTAGCTGCGATTGGAATAATACTTATTTCAAAACAAATACCCCTCGCTTTAGGTTATGATCAACCCGATTTTTGGAGAAGTGGTTTTTTAAATTTATTTTCTTCTCATGAAATTGTGGAGCATTTTAAACACTTTAGCCTTCATTTGAGGAGAGGTGCATTAGTCATCTCAACAGTATCCATTCTAATTTTATTCTTGTATCAATCTCGATATGCTCAGACTTTAAAAATAAAAGTAATTCCAGCGCCATTACTAATTGTAATAATTGGAATCATCACAGACCTAATATTTTCACAATTCGCTTCAGATTACTCACTTAAACCAACACAATTAGTAACAGTACCTTCAAATATTTTTTCAGATATTATTTTTCCTGACCTAAGTCAGTTTTTTTCCTCCATTCAGATTTGGAAAGATGGACTTATTATTGGCATTTTAGCTTCACTCGAAACATTATTATGTGTTGAAGCAATTGACAAATTAGATAAACAGAATAGAATCACACCTGTCAATCGTGAGTTGGTTGCCCAAGGCATCGGAAATATGACATGTGGACTCTTAGGTGCAATACCTATAACTGCTGTCATTGTAAGAGGAGCCGCCAATGTGGATGCAGGTGGACGCACCAAACTTTCAGCATTTACACATGGGTTGTTTCTACTATTGGCTGTTTTATTGGTTCCCTTTTTATTAAATAAAATTCCTTATGCTTCACTCGCATCAATACTTTTAGTGACTGGTTACAATCTTGCAAAACCAAAATTATTTCGTCATATGTTCAGCTTAGGCTTGAAACAATTCCTTCCTTTCGTAATTACGATCATTGTGATCCTTGCTACAGATTTATTGATTGGGGTTAGTATTGGATTACTTATTTCTTTATATCTGATCATTCAATCCAATTTCAAAACAGAATATAAAATTACAAATAGCAAGGTTTTACATATAGACACTTATCATATCAAACTCAATACCAATGTAACTTTTCTAAACAAAGTAAAATTGCGCAGGGCACTTGACGAAATACCTGAATACAGTGAGTTAATCATTGATGGCAGTGAATGTCATTTTGTAGACTATGATATTCTAGAAATTATTAGTGAATATCAGGCAAAAGCACACGATAGACATATTGCTGTTCATCTTAAAGGCATCGAATCAGTCAATGTCACTGCAGTCCATTAA
- a CDS encoding Omp28-related outer membrane protein, whose product MKKNLLFILAVCICQLLLAQSPRKVLVEHFTQASCGPCASTNPIIHPILERNKSRLVLLTHQTSWPGVDPMNADNPGEVATRVAYYGVTGVPDTKMGGQDGGQSPTQLITDANIANSAAVESNYEITVDPGLASNYNELNPKITVKLTGPMEGNPILRVVVLEKVITWPTPPGSNGEKVFYHVVKKFLPNTGGTPISDLSNVGDSKTYTFNFKFNKLYNFRNLEVAAYIQNESTKEVAQAESKEVDYIKSPGLDIAIKYAKATSNTLKNTVCGTGTIPTITYINTGNANVTAIKFRSSVNGGPLSEYTWTGNIAFLEEKTINLSNVEIPKMFASGNTLTIEAFEVNGNADVNPINNTLVIPFDPSPATTLTSRLDVKPLTKGSLVTFTLQDDANKVIIQDGSYPTNELHSYPLNLSKDRCYTLTIDNDHTSLNGSAKLYDANNKLVMNVTLLTRATYVSDFTTYDLVLGTHEPSENIYSFSVMPNPVHDVVRLEWMQDQSGPIQIMFSDLTGKAVQSIQHHSISGSNQMEIPVDQLHSGMYLVSIHHGKNKITKRVIVE is encoded by the coding sequence ATGAAAAAAAATCTACTATTCATTTTGGCTGTCTGTATATGCCAGCTGTTATTAGCTCAATCACCTAGAAAAGTTCTTGTTGAGCATTTTACTCAAGCTTCTTGTGGGCCATGCGCTTCAACCAATCCTATTATTCATCCTATATTAGAACGAAATAAATCCAGGTTGGTATTATTAACACATCAGACATCGTGGCCAGGTGTTGATCCTATGAATGCGGACAATCCAGGTGAAGTTGCAACTCGAGTAGCTTATTATGGTGTTACTGGAGTGCCGGATACTAAAATGGGTGGGCAAGATGGGGGCCAAAGTCCTACGCAATTAATCACAGATGCTAATATTGCCAACAGTGCAGCTGTTGAATCCAATTATGAAATTACAGTAGATCCAGGATTAGCTTCAAATTATAATGAGTTGAATCCGAAAATAACAGTTAAACTAACCGGACCCATGGAAGGTAATCCGATTCTTAGGGTAGTTGTTTTAGAGAAAGTAATTACATGGCCAACCCCTCCGGGTTCTAATGGAGAGAAAGTTTTTTATCATGTGGTTAAAAAATTCTTACCCAACACAGGTGGTACTCCAATTTCAGATTTATCTAATGTAGGCGATTCTAAAACTTACACTTTTAATTTTAAATTTAACAAGTTGTACAATTTTAGAAATTTGGAAGTTGCAGCTTATATCCAAAATGAATCTACCAAAGAGGTAGCTCAAGCTGAAAGTAAAGAAGTGGATTATATAAAATCTCCAGGATTGGACATTGCTATAAAGTATGCTAAAGCAACTTCGAATACACTTAAGAATACAGTGTGTGGAACAGGCACTATTCCTACCATTACTTATATTAATACCGGTAATGCAAATGTTACAGCTATCAAGTTTCGTTCAAGTGTAAATGGTGGACCGCTGTCTGAATATACATGGACCGGTAATATTGCTTTTCTGGAAGAAAAAACAATCAATCTAAGTAATGTTGAAATTCCTAAGATGTTTGCAAGTGGAAACACTTTGACCATTGAAGCTTTTGAGGTTAATGGAAATGCGGATGTTAATCCAATTAATAACACTTTGGTAATTCCATTTGATCCTTCACCAGCTACTACACTTACTTCCAGATTAGACGTAAAACCATTGACAAAAGGTTCATTGGTAACCTTTACACTACAAGATGATGCCAACAAAGTTATCATTCAGGATGGATCCTATCCTACAAATGAATTACACAGTTATCCATTGAATTTATCTAAGGATAGATGTTATACATTAACAATAGATAACGATCATACCAGTCTTAACGGTTCCGCAAAACTTTATGATGCGAATAACAAATTAGTGATGAATGTTACATTATTAACTCGAGCTACTTATGTAAGTGATTTTACGACTTATGATTTAGTTTTAGGTACTCATGAACCAAGTGAAAATATTTATTCTTTTTCTGTAATGCCAAATCCAGTTCATGATGTAGTTCGTCTGGAATGGATGCAAGATCAATCAGGCCCAATTCAAATTATGTTTAGTGATTTAACTGGCAAAGCAGTTCAAAGCATTCAACATCATTCAATTTCTGGTAGCAATCAAATGGAAATTCCTGTTGATCAATTACATTCAGGAATGTATTTAGTAAGTATACATCATGGAAAAAATAAAATAACTAAACGTGTGATCGTAGAATAA